The window AAAAATGCAGGGACAGCCAGATTACTCAAAACAATGTGTGTAGATCATCGACAGAACGGAGAGCgcagaaaacattttcttttcggAATGTTATATGGCAAAAATCATGCcattttattattcttttttaataataaagacATACTTACATGAACATCAATGTAGAGATTTGGCATGCGTGCCATGCAGTAACTCTGGATGAAAAGAATGACAGCTATCAAGTCTCACAGATTTTACAACCTTTCCTGACTTTCCATGATTTCTTTGAAATTATGTTTCTCGTGTCACTAAAGCCAGCTGAAATAATATACAATTATGTATGTAAAGTACAGAATCTTTATTATTTACAAGTTTTTAAACAGTTAGAATAGTTATAAAATACCACTTAAgtgtaaagtaaaataaaaaattaccaAGCTGACTTACAGTCTCTGGGTCCCTTTTCAAATCTGCTGCCCACTGGGTGAGGTCCCGGGCCATGCTCAGCACCTTAGTATAGCATGTTGGAGGGTAGAAAGGGTAGCTCAATATCAGCGGCATCAAAGATGAGATAAACAACACGTGTTTAAAGATCGCCATGACTCACTGACACCTTGTGTACCAGCAGAGCTTTGGTTTGGTTGTGTGACCAACGCTCACATGGAGCCACGTATGCATCTGGATGGATTTTAACACACCCTTTGTTTACTCCAAAATAACTGTGAAGGAATGACAGGGGAAGATCCTTTGTGATGCAATAACGCAGATTTGCATGCATTGTGTGCATTTGAGTTCAGCATCGATTCTCCTCTTCTAATGgatacaaatttaaaataaagtaaaagatACAACTTTGAAGTTGTATCTGCATTACTGCTCAGTAgctagaaaatatttttttttattgttatatatGAATCTTTagaaacagtgttttttttcactgacagTGATAACTGTTGGGAAATGAACTACAGATTCTGATTATGTGTAGCATTTGGTAAGTGTTCTCTCCACCACAGATGATACATTTTCATACACTTTTTTATGTCAAcaatttttatttgtataataCATACAAACTGTGAAGCTAACTGCACACTATGAATTTTCCAACTCAGCATAGAGTACTTTTCGCATTAAATTGGCGCATGTCTTAgtctgtatatatatttttaatatcttCTATGCAGGAGGAGAGGAGTCCAGATAGTTTAGATGTTGAATATCCCAATGAAGGCATTGAATTAGTTTTCCATTAATGGCTGGAGCATCAGCTTCACAATGATTTTTACTAATTGCCTGATCAGAACTAAACTAAAAtaccaaataaacaaatgaataagtaaagaagaaacataGCAAACTCTTCTTTAACAAGCTAATGTAAGAGCTAGTGATGGACTTAAAAAAATCACTATATATTACTGgttaatttagaaaaaaaagcatttgtttATGAATATGGGAACAAGTGGTTGTTAATGTCATgtgtggtcataccaaatagcTTCACTGCAACAACTATCAATTTTCAAAATGTAAAGCAGATGAGTTGTacactttttttaaagctggcattttctccccccctttctcactgtccctctccccttctgtttttcctttccttcctctttctttctccctttcctatctctcactcatgtctgtcccgtctgtaacatctgaaaataaaatataataaataataaaaacaaagatcgaccaaatggaccaatacggcaatgccacgatgatccatttggcaaagtaaatccattgggtatccttgttggtcttcagacaacaattctgatggctaaagaaccaaatgggacaggcgaaaaaaaaaaaaaaaaaaaaaaaaagctggcaTATAACAGTTACTTAGCCTAGCCTTGCCAACTACCCTTGCTGTATAAAGTTTGACTGCAGTTAGGCAACAATCTCATTTTTATCCATTAGATGGGGCTAATTTCACAGACTTGTAGGCTCTATAGTTTCTGCATAaaagttctgcaaaaaaaaaaaaaaaaaaaatcaccactcCTCTATTCAAATCTGTATCCAGTATAAATGGGCATAACAATGACAGCTTCCCTTTTCCAAATAAAAATCTCCCATTTTCACTTACAAAACTGGGAAAACAGGGACGCATTTTATGACCTCAGGCATGTTATGTAGCTTGACTTCATCTCTGCCCCTGTGTGATCTGAGCCTGCCGTTATTCATCACATCTAAAAAACATGTAAACTTCCCAATGCTGTCAAATGCCCAATAAGGGACTGGCCTGGTTTTGAATGATATCTGCTCCCACTTCATAGCGTGGGGCGATCTTGTCAGTAAGATGGATGACCAACTCTGAGCATCTTAGCATGACGGGCATAAAGAGGAAGTGCAATGTAAGCATGTCTTGCATGCCCCAGTCCCACTACTCAGCCATTCTCCTCTCGACCTTGGCTTGCTCAATTAGCAGGGGGAGGCAGGAAATAGTGCAGTCCTGACTATGGATGGATGTGTTTTACAGTTAGTAGTTAATGGCTGCAAATGTTAATATATAATCAGTGGCTGCACTAAAGAACTATGGCCAAAAGGAAATCCAACTGCATTGCAGTAAGCAACATACTTCACATATTTAATGAAGATCATCATCTACATCATCATGTATAGGTAAAGATGTAGGTCTCTGCATaattatatattataaaatgTGGAAAGACTGTCACTACCTATGTGTCTGTTCTCACAGGTAGGCAATAAGAAAACTTATAACGCTTTTGACTATTCAAGAATATGAACTCTGTATTGATAGCTGGCATGAAACAATACAATAAAGTACACTAAGATCTGCACAGACTCAGAATGGAACACTAGAGGGACATTATACATGGAGAATTATGGACGCTAATTACTATTTCcatataattttaaaagctaTTATGGTGCAGCAGGCTCAGCTGGACTATAAAGAGACTTTCACCTGGGGCACCTGGTGGAAACAGTTCTGGTGCCAAGAAGTGGTTACAACTTCTTGTCAACACAGTATGAACACTGACTCCATGGTGGCAACTATAGGGAAATGAGCAATATGAGGCAATTTCAAAGTGATGGTCTATACAGTAAGAGAAGATCAGCATTGGGTGATTTTTAATAGCTGAGCGGGGGGGGACTGAATGGGAAATCTGATTTTTCTCAATGTGGAATTTCACTAGAGAAGTATTAATGACTAAGGATTCGTGGAAAAAAACCGAGGGAAACCTCAGCCCCCACTACAGCAGCCCACGA of the Maylandia zebra isolate NMK-2024a linkage group LG10, Mzebra_GT3a, whole genome shotgun sequence genome contains:
- the cytl1 gene encoding cytokine-like protein 1; its protein translation is MAIFKHVLFISSLMPLILSYPFYPPTCYTKVLSMARDLTQWAADLKRDPETSYCMARMPNLYIDVHNGCVMYKMSTYLQMVEGLRQRRCAYTRDVRKLGVTMRQLFIIMSERCHGDLVFTAFDCSALER